TTCCTGTCATTGTTCGAATCTAGTGACACAAAATTCTTATTTGGCAAAAGGGAATACGATGCTATTTGAAGACACCATCAAAGTCCTCAATTAAGTGCGCCTTTATCACGACGCCTAGATTATTCGGAATGGTGGCTACCGAGATAGGTTTTTGGACAACAGGTATGTCAACTATACTTACTTCTCCTGTCACTGTATGTTGCGGACCAGCATAAAGCACTCCCAACAATTTCACACGGCTTCCAATATTGATTGTGGTTCCAACTCTGTAACTTCCAAGATTAACTAACATAACTGGCGATCCACTCGAACCTGGAAAGCAGGCAGCGTCAATCAAGAACTCTTTCTTTCCGTTCCAGTCTCTTGCAAAAGAAGTTGCCAGAATACCACGTCGAAAAATTGGCAAGTTGTTCACTCTGTCCCACAAACCGTTTGGATATCCGACCATCGTTACTTCTTCCAAGCTTCTCAGGTCTTCAATCTCAGAATCTCTTGGGAGTAAACCACTATCTAGACATGTGAAAAATGGCTTGACTCCTTTCTCAGATGCTTGTTCAATAATGGAAGCAATAGGCATTGCGCACAAATCAATACAATCATCGGGGTGAGGTTTCCAACAACTGGCAAAATCAGTCACTTTGAAGGTGTGATTTCTTCCATAATCAGGTGTCCCATCAGTTCTAGTAAGAGTGAACACCAGAGTTCCAGTCAAAGCTTCATGTATAACATGCTTGTTGGTTATTATCACTGGTACATGTGTATCTGTACTACGCTTGAAACTGTAAAAGAAACCTGTTCCAGTTGAAGTCTTTCCTCCTTCGAGACTACATTCAATACGCACGGTACTGTGACTCACTTGATCAACAATTGA
This genomic interval from Mesotoga infera contains the following:
- a CDS encoding serine protease yields the protein MAEMSIVDQVSHSTVRIECSLEGGKTSTGTGFFYSFKRSTDTHVPVIITNKHVIHEALTGTLVFTLTRTDGTPDYGRNHTFKVTDFASCWKPHPDDCIDLCAMPIASIIEQASEKGVKPFFTCLDSGLLPRDSEIEDLRSLEEVTMVGYPNGLWDRVNNLPIFRRGILATSFARDWNGKKEFLIDAACFPGSSGSPVMLVNLGSYRVGTTINIGSRVKLLGVLYAGPQHTVTGEVSIVDIPVVQKPISVATIPNNLGVVIKAHLIEDFDGVFK